The following are encoded together in the Methanosarcina flavescens genome:
- a CDS encoding universal stress protein, with protein MEGNIDVVSNNPRRQILIATDGSETANEAADFAMEMFGCSGAKVYAVYVIDTTPYRSIPLDKIWSKETLDELERAGLEATSYVEKIGKAAGAEVETRVLRGHPAEKIVTFAEDNNVDMIVVGSLGKGGYEKVVLGSVSEKVVRHARVPVLVVRERHKSEKKLIQA; from the coding sequence ATGGAAGGAAACATTGATGTCGTATCTAATAATCCGAGAAGACAGATACTGATCGCTACAGATGGCTCAGAGACCGCAAACGAAGCCGCAGATTTTGCGATGGAAATGTTTGGGTGCAGTGGGGCAAAAGTGTACGCCGTGTATGTCATCGACACGACACCCTATCGGTCAATTCCGCTGGATAAGATATGGTCAAAAGAGACACTTGATGAACTCGAGAGAGCAGGGCTTGAGGCAACCTCTTATGTAGAGAAGATTGGAAAAGCTGCGGGAGCGGAGGTTGAAACCAGGGTGCTAAGGGGGCACCCGGCAGAAAAGATTGTGACTTTTGCAGAAGACAATAATGTCGATATGATTGTAGTGGGGTCACTTGGGAAAGGAGGATACGAAAAAGTCGTGCTTGGAAGTGTGTCCGAAAAAGTCGTGAGGCACGCGAGAGTTCCTGTGCTGGTTGTCCGGGAAAGGCACAAAAGTGAGAAGAAGTTGATACAGGCATAA
- a CDS encoding prenyltransferase/squalene oxidase repeat-containing protein translates to MSSNLEPDIVKRGFEWLSTQKIDSVKELSSTLSAHALWGLPNPYITRLILEQENDGSWNSSIRDTARACSALSTEGIVFMSSVKWLLARKRKNSWNRDVYDTSYALAALADTGTQDRSGCNWLYEHYCPSWEQVGTTSLLITALKKQDNLAKSKDFETFIREKAEWILSKRSNDGGWQHISTSNLALQALLLTGFKNKLEPSIRWLLKNVHESGSWGNQTDDVNATALTLSTLGLYNKT, encoded by the coding sequence ATGTCAAGCAACCTGGAACCCGATATCGTGAAAAGAGGCTTTGAATGGCTCTCTACCCAAAAAATTGACTCAGTTAAGGAACTTTCAAGTACTTTATCCGCACACGCCCTCTGGGGGCTTCCCAACCCTTACATAACCCGTCTGATTCTTGAACAAGAAAATGATGGTTCCTGGAACTCTTCAATAAGAGATACCGCAAGAGCCTGCTCAGCCCTTTCAACGGAAGGAATTGTGTTTATGTCCTCAGTAAAATGGCTGCTTGCCAGAAAAAGAAAAAATTCCTGGAATAGGGATGTTTATGATACATCCTATGCCCTTGCAGCTCTTGCAGATACTGGAACTCAGGACAGAAGCGGGTGCAACTGGCTATATGAGCACTATTGCCCTTCCTGGGAACAGGTAGGCACAACATCCCTCCTCATTACTGCTCTTAAAAAACAGGATAATCTGGCAAAAAGCAAAGACTTTGAAACTTTTATCCGGGAAAAAGCCGAATGGATCCTTTCAAAAAGATCAAACGATGGCGGCTGGCAACACATTTCCACAAGCAATCTGGCACTTCAGGCTCTGCTCCTCACAGGCTTTAAAAACAAACTTGAACCTTCGATCCGCTGGCTCCTTAAAAATGTCCACGAAAGCGGTTCCTGGGGAAATCAGACCGACGATGTAAACGCTACTGCACTGACTCTAAGCACCCTTGGGCTTTATAATAAGACTTGA
- the pylC gene encoding 3-methylornithine--L-lysine ligase PylC translates to MKTICLVGGRLQGFEAAYLSKKAGMRVILVDKNPQVLIRNYVDEFYCFDVIKEPEKLLDLLKRVDALLPVNENFACIEFLSYIKEKISCPVLFDFEAYRISRDKKSSKDYFKSIGIPTPQDNPLEPPFFVKPPCESSSVGTRIIYDKKELAILEPDMLVEEYVEGKVVSLEVVGDGNNFAVVKETQIHIDETYDCHMVTSLPSDPSFRQISHALAANLSLKGIMDVEAISGPKGLKVIEIDARFPSQTPTAVYHSSGINLIELLFRAFTDGIEKIRALPKDKYCIYEHLMLEENGVLAPVGEQVLSMGSDYGKFYEEPGIEILLCKGKNPVFTLVFWGKDKEEAETLKCKGLSIIKERFGAAA, encoded by the coding sequence TTGAAGACAATCTGCCTTGTGGGAGGGAGACTCCAGGGCTTCGAAGCTGCATATCTGTCTAAGAAAGCTGGAATGAGAGTTATTCTAGTAGATAAAAATCCACAAGTTTTGATTCGGAATTATGTGGACGAATTTTACTGCTTTGATGTAATAAAGGAGCCTGAAAAACTTTTGGATCTCTTAAAAAGAGTTGACGCTTTGCTTCCTGTCAACGAAAATTTCGCCTGCATTGAATTTCTAAGTTATATAAAAGAAAAAATCTCCTGCCCTGTTCTTTTTGATTTTGAAGCTTACCGGATCAGCAGGGATAAGAAAAGCTCAAAAGATTACTTTAAGTCCATAGGAATCCCGACTCCACAGGACAATCCCTTAGAACCACCTTTTTTTGTAAAACCACCCTGCGAAAGCAGCAGTGTCGGAACAAGAATAATTTATGATAAAAAAGAACTTGCAATCCTTGAACCCGACATGCTGGTTGAGGAATATGTTGAAGGTAAGGTTGTCTCCCTCGAAGTTGTAGGAGATGGAAATAATTTTGCCGTAGTAAAAGAGACCCAGATCCATATCGACGAAACTTACGATTGCCATATGGTAACTTCTCTTCCTTCTGACCCTTCCTTCAGGCAAATTTCCCATGCTCTTGCAGCAAATCTTTCCCTCAAAGGGATTATGGATGTGGAAGCAATCTCCGGCCCAAAAGGGCTCAAGGTAATCGAAATCGACGCCCGCTTCCCAAGCCAGACCCCGACAGCCGTTTACCACTCTTCAGGGATTAATTTGATAGAACTTCTTTTCCGGGCCTTTACTGACGGTATAGAGAAGATCAGGGCTCTCCCTAAAGATAAGTACTGCATTTACGAGCACCTTATGCTCGAAGAGAACGGGGTTCTTGCTCCTGTGGGAGAACAGGTACTTTCCATGGGCAGCGATTACGGGAAATTCTATGAGGAACCCGGCATCGAGATTTTACTTTGCAAAGGGAAGAACCCGGTATTCACTCTGGTTTTCTGGGGCAAGGATAAGGAAGAAGCCGAGACACTAAAATGCAAAGGACTTTCCATTATCAAAGAACGCTTTGGGGCGGCTGCATAA
- a CDS encoding methylamine methyltransferase corrinoid protein reductive activase has translation MYGIALDLGTSGFRAQIIDLETKETLKTVITMGHPLPGGNVMDHLDFAITTGEDVAHAVILETIRRMFQKFDVDLSRVERLAVCGNPIQLSLFQNMEIRDLAYAGENKQKMLGVQDVKRDARIFPASEIFVENDLPNCEIIVPPAIKHEIGADALAMMLETDFLIQPEISLVTDYGTNAEMALKIGDKIITASAAAGPAIEGQGISSGMLASPGAICDVKPEGEYWRIMVLDRGMEKKNAYLIHPVTGEVKESFGYEAVGITGTGVISAFALALKSGLIEKPPKLPNGKLILGPGIEITEKDVEEAGKAIGAIRAAHLTLIVESGIKYEDLEYAYMSGASGAYVDAEDARRLGAAPGYAKRIVQFGNTSLALARELVLDKSRLDDIISIARKITANHLMMATSETFSNFYLCELSYWTMGMPLEMYNEMLELYGLPPLPKILEHISIEKRVSKDIEQVGSGGLTILKEIGIILEVPVEKCIHCKKCAQECPEAALEILEIDNKRIAKYDSQKCLGTSCRRCVAVCPENAIDITKLKITAK, from the coding sequence ATGTACGGAATAGCCCTTGATCTGGGTACCAGCGGCTTTAGAGCTCAGATTATCGATCTTGAAACGAAAGAAACACTAAAAACGGTAATAACCATGGGACACCCCCTTCCAGGAGGAAATGTTATGGACCACCTGGACTTTGCAATCACAACAGGCGAAGACGTGGCTCATGCGGTGATTCTTGAAACTATCAGAAGGATGTTTCAGAAATTCGATGTTGACCTTTCCAGGGTAGAACGGCTGGCAGTATGTGGAAATCCCATTCAGCTATCCCTTTTCCAGAATATGGAAATAAGGGACCTTGCCTATGCAGGTGAAAATAAGCAAAAAATGCTTGGAGTACAAGATGTAAAAAGAGACGCCCGTATTTTTCCTGCTTCTGAGATTTTTGTAGAAAATGACCTGCCCAATTGTGAGATTATTGTGCCTCCTGCAATTAAACACGAGATTGGGGCTGACGCCCTGGCAATGATGCTTGAGACCGACTTCCTTATTCAGCCCGAAATCTCACTTGTTACGGATTACGGGACGAATGCCGAAATGGCTCTTAAAATCGGGGACAAAATTATCACAGCAAGCGCGGCAGCCGGGCCTGCAATTGAAGGACAGGGAATAAGCTCAGGTATGCTCGCAAGCCCTGGCGCGATCTGTGACGTAAAACCTGAAGGTGAGTACTGGAGAATTATGGTTCTTGACAGGGGAATGGAAAAGAAGAATGCTTACCTTATCCACCCAGTTACAGGGGAAGTAAAAGAATCCTTCGGCTATGAGGCCGTAGGGATTACGGGTACAGGCGTTATATCGGCTTTTGCGCTTGCGCTGAAAAGCGGGCTTATAGAAAAACCTCCTAAACTCCCGAATGGAAAACTGATTCTTGGCCCAGGAATTGAGATCACTGAGAAGGATGTGGAGGAAGCCGGAAAAGCTATAGGGGCGATCCGTGCTGCTCATCTGACCCTGATCGTTGAATCCGGGATTAAGTACGAAGATCTTGAGTATGCGTATATGTCAGGAGCTTCGGGAGCCTATGTGGATGCTGAAGACGCCCGCAGACTTGGAGCTGCCCCAGGTTATGCAAAGAGAATTGTCCAGTTCGGAAATACCTCGCTTGCACTTGCCCGGGAACTTGTGCTGGATAAGTCCAGACTGGATGATATAATCAGCATTGCAAGAAAAATTACTGCCAATCATCTCATGATGGCAACTAGCGAGACCTTCAGCAACTTCTATCTCTGCGAACTTTCTTACTGGACCATGGGAATGCCCCTTGAGATGTACAATGAGATGCTTGAACTCTACGGCCTGCCTCCCCTTCCAAAAATTCTCGAACACATAAGCATCGAAAAGCGAGTTAGCAAAGACATCGAACAGGTAGGATCAGGAGGGCTTACCATTCTCAAAGAAATAGGCATAATCCTTGAGGTTCCTGTGGAAAAATGCATCCATTGTAAAAAATGCGCACAAGAATGCCCTGAGGCCGCTCTTGAAATCCTCGAAATCGACAATAAAAGGATCGCAAAATATGACAGCCAGAAATGCCTGGGCACAAGCTGCCGCCGCTGTGTCGCTGTCTGCCCCGAGAATGCCATCGACATAACAAAACTCAAAATCACAGCAAAATAA
- the pylB gene encoding methylornithine synthase PylB, which yields MIQKMAINLFDRLGEKIIEGYQLSDDDLRTLLSIESEEDLEKLYSAARVVRDYYFGNKVFLNCFIYFSTYCKNQCSFCYYNCRNEINRYRLTREEIKETCKALKGAGFHMVDLTMGEDPYYYEDPDKFVELIQIVKEELGLPIMISPGLMDNNTLLKAREKGANFLALYQETYDTELYRKLRVGQSFDGRVHARLFAKEQGYCIEDGILTGVGNDIESTILSLRGMSTNNPDMVRVMTFLPQEGTPLEGFRDKSSLSELKIISVLRLLFPKRLIPASLDLEGIDGMVQRLNAGANIVTSILPPDSRLEGVANYDRNLKERDRDIKSVIQKLESIGMEPARQADFEAILGC from the coding sequence TTGATCCAGAAAATGGCAATTAATTTATTTGACAGGCTAGGAGAAAAAATCATTGAAGGTTACCAATTATCTGACGATGATCTGAGGACTCTGCTCTCCATTGAATCCGAAGAAGACCTGGAGAAACTTTATTCCGCAGCACGAGTAGTCAGAGATTATTATTTCGGCAATAAGGTATTTCTTAATTGTTTCATCTATTTCTCCACTTACTGTAAGAATCAATGCTCTTTTTGCTACTATAACTGTAGAAACGAGATCAATCGTTATCGGTTAACCAGAGAGGAGATAAAAGAAACCTGCAAAGCCCTGAAAGGAGCAGGCTTTCATATGGTTGACCTGACCATGGGAGAAGACCCCTATTACTATGAAGACCCTGATAAGTTTGTTGAGCTTATCCAGATAGTAAAGGAAGAACTAGGGCTTCCCATAATGATTTCTCCGGGCCTGATGGATAATAACACTCTTCTCAAAGCCAGGGAAAAAGGAGCAAACTTCCTGGCACTTTACCAAGAAACATATGATACCGAACTCTATAGAAAACTCAGGGTCGGACAGTCATTCGACGGACGTGTCCATGCACGCCTTTTTGCTAAAGAACAGGGATACTGTATTGAAGATGGAATTCTCACAGGCGTTGGAAACGATATCGAGTCTACCATCCTGTCCTTAAGAGGGATGAGTACAAACAATCCAGATATGGTACGAGTTATGACCTTCTTGCCCCAGGAAGGAACCCCGCTTGAGGGTTTCAGGGATAAATCGAGCCTCTCGGAACTGAAAATTATATCAGTACTTAGATTATTGTTCCCGAAACGCCTCATTCCTGCCTCCCTTGATCTAGAAGGCATTGACGGCATGGTTCAACGCTTAAACGCAGGGGCGAATATTGTTACCTCCATTCTTCCGCCGGACTCCAGACTGGAAGGCGTTGCAAACTATGACCGCAACCTTAAGGAGCGGGACCGGGACATAAAAAGCGTTATCCAAAAACTTGAGTCCATAGGTATGGAACCTGCCAGGCAGGCGGACTTTGAGGCAATCCTGGGGTGCTAG
- the pylS gene encoding pyrrolysine--tRNA(Pyl) ligase — protein MDKKPLDVLISATGLWMSRTGTLHKIKHHEVSKRKIYIEMACGDRLVVNNSRNCRTARAFRHHKYRKTCKYCKVSDEDISNFLTKSTENNSSVKVKVVSAPKVKKAMPKSVSRAPKPLETPVSAQTSASRSGSVHAKSASNSSSSTSVPAPALTRSQLDRVEALLSPEDKVSLDAAKPFRELESELLVRRKGDLQRIYANERENYLGKLERDITKFFVDRGFLEIKSPILIPAEYVERMGIDSDSELSKQVFRVDKNFCLRPMLAPNLYNYLRKLDRVLPDPVKIFEIGPCYRKESEGKEHLEEFTMLNFCQMGSGCTRENLEALIREFLDYLGIDFEIVGDSCMVYGDTLDVMHGNLELSSAVIGPIPLDREWGINKPWIGAGFGLERLLKVMHGFKNIKRAARSESYYNGISTSL, from the coding sequence ATGGATAAAAAACCATTAGATGTTCTAATATCTGCGACCGGGCTCTGGATGTCCAGAACTGGTACACTTCACAAGATCAAGCATCACGAAGTCTCAAAAAGGAAAATCTATATTGAAATGGCGTGTGGAGACCGACTTGTTGTAAATAATTCAAGGAACTGCCGAACAGCCAGAGCATTCAGGCATCACAAGTACAGGAAAACCTGCAAGTACTGTAAGGTTTCGGATGAAGATATCAGCAATTTCCTCACAAAATCAACCGAAAACAATTCAAGTGTGAAAGTTAAGGTGGTTTCTGCTCCGAAGGTAAAAAAAGCCATGCCAAAATCAGTCTCAAGGGCTCCAAAGCCTCTGGAAACTCCCGTATCTGCACAGACATCTGCGAGCAGATCTGGATCTGTACATGCAAAATCGGCTTCAAATTCATCTTCTTCTACATCAGTACCTGCTCCTGCACTTACGCGGAGCCAGCTTGATAGGGTTGAGGCCCTCCTGAGTCCGGAAGACAAAGTTTCTCTGGATGCGGCAAAGCCTTTCAGGGAACTTGAGTCCGAACTGCTGGTAAGAAGAAAGGGCGATTTGCAGCGAATCTATGCCAATGAGCGGGAAAATTATCTTGGAAAACTCGAACGTGATATTACGAAATTTTTTGTGGACAGGGGTTTTCTAGAGATCAAGTCTCCTATCCTTATTCCAGCAGAGTATGTCGAGAGAATGGGCATTGATAGCGACAGTGAACTTTCAAAGCAGGTTTTCAGGGTGGATAAAAATTTCTGCTTGAGACCAATGCTTGCCCCGAATCTTTATAACTATCTTCGGAAATTAGATAGAGTTCTGCCTGATCCGGTAAAGATTTTTGAAATTGGTCCCTGTTACCGAAAGGAATCTGAAGGCAAAGAACATCTTGAAGAATTCACAATGCTGAACTTCTGTCAGATGGGCTCAGGCTGTACCCGGGAAAATCTCGAGGCTCTGATCAGGGAATTTCTAGATTACCTGGGAATCGACTTCGAAATCGTAGGGGATTCCTGTATGGTCTATGGGGACACTCTTGATGTAATGCACGGGAATCTGGAACTCTCGTCGGCAGTCATCGGTCCAATTCCTCTCGACAGGGAATGGGGCATTAACAAACCCTGGATAGGTGCAGGTTTCGGGCTTGAACGCTTGCTCAAGGTTATGCACGGCTTTAAAAACATTAAGAGAGCGGCAAGATCCGAATCTTACTATAACGGGATTTCGACCAGTCTCTAA
- the pylD gene encoding 3-methylornithyl-N6-L-lysine dehydrogenase PylD — protein sequence MALLTPDDLKDINKQLQEADSIVWKVTGLDIKGVCKALYGTSPNSEKVGIVPVTSGNGIIGNFSASLHAITQYFGFDSFVTNMSDVSGYYEAVRSGADIILMADDHTFLAHNLKNGKIANNQPSTGIIYAEIASRNQKTDSKDVLVVGLGKVGFPGAVHLVHKGFRVYGYDTDRTLLKRAVSSLGIIPLDIESPKKFSTIFEATPCANTIPETLISKNCVLSTPGIPCAISEELRLKYDVQLVMEPLGIGTASMLYSVL from the coding sequence ATGGCACTCTTAACCCCAGACGATCTGAAAGATATTAACAAACAACTTCAGGAAGCTGATTCTATTGTATGGAAAGTAACCGGGCTTGACATAAAAGGCGTCTGCAAAGCTCTTTACGGCACCTCTCCGAATTCTGAGAAAGTCGGTATCGTGCCTGTAACTTCAGGAAATGGCATAATAGGAAATTTTTCAGCTTCCCTGCATGCAATTACGCAGTACTTCGGATTTGACAGTTTTGTTACGAATATGTCGGATGTTAGCGGCTATTATGAAGCCGTTCGAAGTGGAGCCGATATTATCCTGATGGCAGATGACCACACCTTTCTTGCGCATAACCTCAAAAACGGAAAAATAGCCAACAACCAGCCCTCCACAGGCATAATCTATGCTGAAATCGCCTCCAGGAATCAAAAAACCGATTCAAAGGATGTACTGGTTGTGGGGCTTGGGAAGGTAGGTTTTCCCGGAGCAGTACACCTTGTACACAAAGGTTTCAGGGTATATGGGTATGATACTGATAGAACCCTCCTGAAACGAGCGGTTTCAAGCCTTGGAATTATTCCTCTCGACATTGAAAGCCCAAAAAAGTTTTCCACTATTTTTGAAGCGACCCCATGTGCAAACACGATTCCTGAAACTTTAATCTCAAAAAATTGTGTGCTTTCCACCCCTGGAATTCCCTGTGCAATCTCAGAGGAGCTTCGACTGAAATACGATGTGCAACTTGTAATGGAGCCCCTGGGAATAGGAACTGCATCGATGTTGTATTCTGTGTTGTGA
- the tnpB gene encoding IS200/IS605 family element RNA-guided endonuclease TnpB, whose product MMKAFKFRLYPTEAQAGKLNQHIGSCRFVYNWALSQKIKTYEQTGKSISRFDLNKLIPALKTSNEWLGEVNSQSLQGMTKQVESAFTRFFREKNGFPKFKSKKNPIQSFPVPQHYSVDFENNTVKLPKIGEIKAVLHRHFEGELKTATVSKTCKGDYYISILVEDGKELPVKETFTESTTVGIDVGIKDFAVLSTGETVENPKYLKNSLKRLKVLQKRVSRKQKGSKNRAKAKRRLAVLYDKITNQRNDFQNKLSFRLVSENQAVALETLNVKGMVKNHHLAQAISDSAWSSFVTKLEYKAQWFGKTVLRIGQFEPSSKLCSVCGYHNKELQLKDREWTCPDCKTKHDRDINAAINIKKFALIDQNLIGV is encoded by the coding sequence ATGATGAAAGCGTTCAAGTTTAGACTATATCCGACAGAAGCCCAAGCTGGTAAACTTAATCAGCACATAGGTAGCTGCCGCTTTGTCTATAACTGGGCACTCAGTCAGAAAATTAAAACATATGAACAAACTGGAAAGTCTATTTCTAGGTTTGACTTAAACAAATTAATTCCAGCTTTAAAAACCTCTAATGAATGGTTAGGTGAGGTAAACTCTCAATCATTACAGGGAATGACTAAACAAGTAGAGTCCGCTTTCACTAGATTCTTTAGAGAAAAGAACGGATTCCCTAAATTTAAGTCTAAAAAGAATCCTATACAGTCTTTCCCAGTACCTCAGCACTATAGTGTTGATTTTGAAAACAACACTGTTAAGCTTCCTAAAATTGGAGAGATTAAAGCAGTTCTGCACAGACACTTTGAAGGTGAGTTGAAAACAGCAACCGTTTCAAAGACTTGTAAAGGAGATTACTACATTAGTATCCTTGTTGAAGATGGAAAAGAACTTCCAGTAAAGGAAACTTTCACAGAATCAACAACAGTAGGAATTGATGTAGGTATCAAAGACTTTGCTGTCCTTTCAACAGGAGAAACGGTTGAGAATCCAAAGTACTTGAAAAACTCTCTTAAAAGGCTCAAAGTATTACAGAAAAGAGTATCAAGGAAACAGAAAGGCTCTAAGAACAGAGCAAAAGCTAAACGAAGACTTGCTGTACTCTATGACAAAATAACAAATCAGAGAAATGACTTCCAGAACAAACTCTCTTTTAGACTTGTTAGCGAAAACCAAGCTGTAGCTCTGGAAACTCTAAATGTTAAAGGCATGGTTAAGAATCATCATTTAGCACAGGCTATAAGTGATTCTGCATGGAGTAGTTTTGTAACAAAGTTGGAATATAAGGCTCAATGGTTTGGGAAAACTGTTCTGAGAATAGGACAATTTGAACCCTCTTCTAAGCTCTGTAGTGTGTGTGGATACCACAATAAAGAGCTTCAATTGAAAGATAGAGAATGGACTTGCCCAGATTGTAAAACAAAGCATGATAGGGACATTAACGCCGCTATCAACATTAAGAAATTCGCTCTCATAGATCAAAACCTAATAGGGGTTTGA
- a CDS encoding DUF1638 domain-containing protein: MSTMSIISCKILQDEIVWILENDSSIDEIIIVDNKNIQEFIEKLDKVSLQYKVLSLEDISSFPEVKNECKKYTVLIHLMELGLHRSPKELKIKVYETIKALAPFSSGILLFYGLCGNVLGDVEKDFEHSSISCPVRILKDKDHRIVDDCIGATVGGVKNYLRILKSVSDAGTYLFTPMYSKGWRELLDLNKLNKDPAKALELMKKTHEMIGYKRVAKINTGLKYTENFDVSIREFAKMFDFEILEFEDGNQEIFKDCYKELKMEIEDKSKC, encoded by the coding sequence ATGTCCACTATGAGTATTATTTCATGCAAGATACTGCAGGATGAAATTGTCTGGATTCTTGAAAATGATTCTTCTATTGATGAAATTATTATAGTTGATAATAAAAATATTCAGGAATTCATTGAAAAACTGGATAAAGTGAGTCTTCAGTATAAAGTACTCTCTCTAGAAGATATCTCCTCTTTTCCTGAGGTCAAAAATGAATGTAAGAAATATACAGTTTTGATACATCTCATGGAATTGGGTCTTCATAGAAGCCCTAAAGAGTTGAAAATTAAGGTATATGAAACTATAAAAGCTCTTGCTCCTTTTTCGTCGGGGATATTGCTTTTTTACGGTTTATGTGGGAATGTACTAGGGGACGTTGAAAAAGACTTTGAACATAGTTCAATCTCATGTCCGGTCCGTATTCTTAAAGACAAAGATCACAGAATTGTAGATGATTGCATAGGGGCTACTGTAGGAGGAGTCAAGAACTATCTAAGGATACTCAAAAGTGTCAGTGATGCTGGAACATACCTCTTTACTCCCATGTACAGCAAGGGATGGAGGGAACTACTTGACCTGAATAAGCTAAATAAAGATCCTGCCAAAGCATTGGAATTAATGAAAAAGACCCATGAAATGATTGGTTACAAAAGAGTTGCTAAGATTAATACTGGCCTCAAATACACTGAAAATTTCGACGTTTCTATTCGGGAATTTGCAAAAATGTTTGATTTCGAGATTTTGGAATTCGAAGATGGTAATCAAGAAATTTTTAAAGATTGTTATAAAGAACTTAAAATGGAGATTGAGGATAAATCAAAATGTTGA
- a CDS encoding TfuA-related McrA-glycine thioamidation protein has translation MKARAVIFTGNSISHEDARKILRANYQPPVRRFQLEEFVQKGYKVIGIIDGIFFDRAAVGHREILSALDAGVKVIGGASMGALRASELDTHGMIGVGKVYEWYRDGVIESDDEVAVSTNPDTFEPISVPLVNIRETLKAALASGLLNKEEHSGLLQLAIDTYYPDRSYLGLVKEGAKRELIPEEKKKIILDFCASNEVDVKREDAILVLETVKKLIEEI, from the coding sequence ATGAAAGCAAGAGCAGTAATCTTTACAGGCAACAGTATAAGCCATGAGGACGCAAGAAAAATCCTGAGGGCAAATTACCAGCCTCCTGTACGCAGGTTCCAGCTTGAGGAATTCGTTCAGAAAGGGTATAAAGTCATAGGAATAATAGACGGGATCTTTTTTGACAGGGCTGCTGTTGGGCACAGGGAAATTCTGTCAGCACTTGATGCAGGAGTAAAGGTAATAGGAGGCGCCAGCATGGGAGCCCTCCGAGCTTCTGAGCTTGATACCCATGGGATGATAGGTGTAGGAAAAGTATATGAATGGTACAGAGACGGTGTTATCGAATCCGATGATGAGGTAGCAGTAAGCACAAACCCTGATACTTTCGAGCCCATTTCCGTGCCCCTTGTTAATATAAGGGAAACCCTGAAAGCTGCACTTGCCTCAGGTCTTTTGAACAAAGAAGAACATAGCGGTCTCCTGCAACTTGCGATTGACACTTACTACCCTGATAGGAGCTATCTGGGGCTTGTAAAGGAAGGAGCAAAAAGAGAATTGATCCCGGAAGAAAAGAAAAAAATTATTTTGGATTTCTGTGCAAGTAACGAGGTTGACGTAAAAAGGGAAGATGCAATCCTTGTGCTTGAGACCGTAAAAAAGCTGATTGAAGAGATATGA
- the tnpA gene encoding IS200/IS605 family transposase — translation MEYEHKNHSKFLLMYHVIFVCKYRKKILEPLNAELKQTIHDIEKESDFEILEMETDKDHIHMLIKSEPKVSVVSIVRKLKQETTNRLWKSQGNYLKRYYWGEKTLWSDGYFASTIGNVSKEIAEAYIRNQG, via the coding sequence ATGGAGTATGAGCACAAGAATCACAGTAAGTTTTTGCTTATGTACCATGTTATTTTTGTTTGCAAGTACAGGAAAAAGATATTAGAACCACTTAACGCAGAACTTAAACAGACTATTCACGATATTGAAAAAGAGTCTGACTTTGAAATACTGGAAATGGAAACTGACAAAGATCATATCCACATGTTAATTAAGAGTGAGCCTAAAGTTTCAGTTGTATCTATAGTTAGAAAACTGAAACAAGAGACTACAAATAGGTTATGGAAAAGTCAAGGCAACTATCTTAAAAGATATTATTGGGGAGAAAAGACTTTGTGGAGTGATGGGTATTTTGCCTCAACTATAGGAAATGTTAGTAAGGAAATAGCTGAGGCATACATCAGGAACCAAGGTTAA